One Micromonospora eburnea genomic region harbors:
- a CDS encoding nucleotide sugar dehydrogenase: MNICVVALGKIGLPLAVQFASKGHRVIGADVSERVVQLVNDGAVPFPGETDLDTKLKEVVSAGLLSATTDTAAAVAESEAVVVVVPLFVDAEGVPDFGWMDDATRAIARGLKPGTVVSYETTLPVGTTRNRWAPMLEEGSGLTAGTDFHLVFSPERVLTGRVFADLRRYPKLVGGIDEASAAHGVRFYEAVLDFDERADLNRPNGVWDLGSAEASELAKLAETTYRDVNIGLANQFARFADTVGVDVTKVIEACNTQPYSHIHQPGIAVGGHCIPIYPRMYLWNDPAATVVRSAREANAAMPDYAVDLLAAAYGDLTGVGVLVLGAAYRGGVKETAFSGVFPTVEALRQRGAVPYVSDPMYTNEELAAHGLPGYAGEPVAAAVIQADHAEYRTLTPADLPGVTVLVDGRRVTDPARWEGVRRVVIGG; encoded by the coding sequence ATGAACATCTGCGTCGTCGCCCTGGGCAAGATCGGGCTGCCGCTCGCCGTGCAGTTCGCGTCCAAGGGCCACCGGGTGATCGGAGCGGACGTCTCCGAGCGGGTTGTGCAGCTGGTCAACGACGGCGCGGTGCCGTTCCCCGGTGAGACCGACCTGGACACCAAGCTCAAGGAGGTCGTGTCCGCCGGGCTGCTCAGCGCGACCACCGACACGGCCGCCGCGGTCGCCGAGTCCGAGGCCGTCGTCGTGGTGGTGCCCCTCTTCGTGGACGCCGAGGGCGTGCCGGACTTCGGCTGGATGGACGACGCCACCCGCGCCATCGCCCGCGGCCTTAAGCCCGGCACCGTGGTCAGCTACGAGACGACGCTGCCGGTCGGCACCACCCGTAACCGCTGGGCGCCGATGCTGGAGGAGGGTTCCGGCCTCACCGCCGGCACGGACTTCCACCTGGTGTTCAGCCCGGAGCGGGTGCTCACCGGCCGGGTCTTCGCCGACCTGCGCCGCTACCCGAAGCTGGTCGGCGGCATCGACGAGGCGTCCGCCGCGCACGGCGTGCGCTTCTACGAGGCGGTGCTGGACTTCGACGAGCGGGCCGACCTCAACCGCCCGAACGGCGTCTGGGACCTGGGTTCGGCCGAGGCTTCCGAGCTGGCCAAGCTCGCCGAGACCACGTACCGGGACGTGAACATCGGCCTGGCGAACCAGTTCGCCCGGTTCGCCGACACCGTGGGCGTCGATGTCACCAAGGTCATCGAGGCCTGCAACACCCAGCCGTACAGCCACATCCACCAGCCCGGCATCGCGGTCGGTGGGCACTGCATCCCGATCTACCCGCGGATGTACCTGTGGAACGACCCGGCCGCCACGGTGGTCCGTTCGGCCCGCGAGGCCAACGCCGCCATGCCGGATTACGCCGTCGACCTGCTCGCCGCCGCGTACGGCGACCTGACCGGCGTGGGCGTGCTGGTGCTCGGCGCCGCGTACCGGGGTGGTGTGAAGGAGACCGCCTTCTCGGGGGTCTTCCCGACCGTCGAGGCGCTGCGCCAGCGGGGTGCCGTCCCGTACGTCTCCGACCCGATGTACACGAACGAGGAGCTGGCCGCGCACGGCCTGCCCGGATACGCCGGCGAGCCGGTGGCCGCCGCCGTCATCCAGGCCGACCACGCCGAGTACCGCACCCTCACCCCGGCCGACCTGCCGGGCGTGACCGTGCTGGTGGACGGCCGTCGGGTGACCGACCCGGCTCGCTGGGAGGGTGTCCGCCGGGTGGTCATCGGCGGCTGA